A single window of Malus sylvestris chromosome 5, drMalSylv7.2, whole genome shotgun sequence DNA harbors:
- the LOC126620830 gene encoding uncharacterized protein LOC126620830 isoform X1, with the protein MSLLVPISRTPSRNASPNSLASSPARDWVFRVCDFSLKPAKTCVFKEIRFFGFLTFLCSLRRPLYLRKSPILQKLWVSWRVLRLICFGFLTRDLRHHCYTKLADGVPLSQTRSLRGHTSFSRLHRIATSEHCTGGAAFGIFGLFCLLL; encoded by the exons ATGTCTCTACTCGTGCCGATCAGTCGAACACCGTCCAGGAATGCGTCTCCGAATTCATTAGCTTCGTCACCAGCGA GAGATTGGGTTTTTCGAGTTTGTGACTTTTCTTTGAAGCCTGCGAAGACCTGTGTGTTTAAG GAGATCCGGTTTTTCGGGTTTCTGACGTTTCTTTGCAGCCTGCGAAGGCCTCTGTATTTAAG GAAATCGCCAATCCTGCAGAAACTTTGGGTTTCCTGGCGAGTTCTCCGACTTATTTGTTTCGGCTTT CTCACCAGAGATCTCCGCCATCACTGCTACACCAAACTCGCCGATGGCGTCCCACTCTCTCAAACCAG ATCTTTGAGAGGACACACATCATTTAGCCGATTGCATAGGATTGCTACATCTGAACACTGTACTG GAGGTGCGGCTTTTGGTATTTTTGGCCTTTTTTGTCTGCTGTTGTAA
- the LOC126620830 gene encoding uncharacterized protein LOC126620830 isoform X2, which produces MSLLVPISRTPSRNASPNSLASSPARDWVFRVCDFSLKPAKTCVFKEIRFFGFLTFLCSLRRPLYLRKSPILQKLWVSWRVLRLICFGFLTRDLRHHCYTKLADGVPLSQTRSLRGHTSFSRLHRIATSEHCTGPLNFEL; this is translated from the exons ATGTCTCTACTCGTGCCGATCAGTCGAACACCGTCCAGGAATGCGTCTCCGAATTCATTAGCTTCGTCACCAGCGA GAGATTGGGTTTTTCGAGTTTGTGACTTTTCTTTGAAGCCTGCGAAGACCTGTGTGTTTAAG GAGATCCGGTTTTTCGGGTTTCTGACGTTTCTTTGCAGCCTGCGAAGGCCTCTGTATTTAAG GAAATCGCCAATCCTGCAGAAACTTTGGGTTTCCTGGCGAGTTCTCCGACTTATTTGTTTCGGCTTT CTCACCAGAGATCTCCGCCATCACTGCTACACCAAACTCGCCGATGGCGTCCCACTCTCTCAAACCAG ATCTTTGAGAGGACACACATCATTTAGCCGATTGCATAGGATTGCTACATCTGAACACTGTACTG GCCccttgaattttgaattgtga
- the LOC126622869 gene encoding zinc finger BED domain-containing protein RICESLEEPER 2-like: protein MSKRKFKSQEETICTPTDCNLAPTLHPSVVQQEIPSQIAQPQDIPTPNEVAGEIEEPGGDDGEGNNSRLRSLVWQHYTRTLVDGVMKAICNYCSKKLGGNTGNGTSHLRHHVTICPRRRQKKLKQTLTQKVGDGKVELYTFDQESARRALAQMIILHEYPLSMVEHVGFRNFMSVVQPLFKVVSRNTIKSDILKIYDYERLKTMQLLDENKSRIAITTDMWTASNQNKGFMVITSHFIDDSWTLQSRIIRFIYVPCPHTAETLSDVLMECLLDWNLDRKLSTLTVDNCTTNDKMIDLILEKLSGSSLLLGGGYFHMRCCAHILNLIVKDGLEVIGGGIEKIRESVVYWTATQKREEKFEEAARQLKLPGTKKMVLDCKTRWNSTFLMIQSALIYKDVFPRLKQRESQYKCLPDDRDWEMAREICEKLKLFYNVFELFSGTKYPTTNLYFPKICEIRLSLTRWLTSRRDEIKNRARSMIEKFDKYWSVIHGIMVVAIVLDPRSKMRLIEYFFPLMYGQYASNEIDKIRKYCYDLIKECGFNHSSNMGHQPSFTSSHLNQSDFEEMNPLMENPLLDGYGLVIEGEQVHKRVLVSGFGGGVEYARLVFDGMRKRSVASWNSLLAGYVWCWDVDGVQRIFNEISKWNVVSWTTMIVGCAQNGRYKQALSLFG from the exons ATgtctaaaagaaaatttaagtCTCAAGAAGAAACAATATGTACCCCAACTGATTGTAATCTAGCACCTACATTGCATCCAAGTGTTGTGCAACAAGAAATACCAAGTCAAATTGCTCAGCCCCAAGATATACCAACTCCAAATGAGGTTGCTGGTGAGATTGAGGAACCTGGGGGTGATGATGGTGAAGGTAATAATTCGAGACTTCGCAGTTTGGTGTGGCAACATTACACAAGAACACTAGTTGATGGGGTGATGAAAGCAATATGTAATTATTGTAGCAAGAAGCTGGGTGGGAACACTGGAAATGGAACCAGCCATTTGAGGCATCATGTGACGATATGTCCACGTCGgagacaaaaaaaattgaagcaaaCACTAACCCAAAAAGTAGGAGATGGGAAAGTAGAGTTGTATACATTTGACCAAGAAAGTGCAAGGAGAGCTCTCGCCCAAATGATAATATTGCATGAGTATCCTCTTTCCATGGTTGAGCATGTTGGATTTAGAAACTTCATGAGTGTTGTCCAACCGTTGTTTAAGGTTGTTTCAAGAAACACAATCAAGAGTGATATCCTCAAAATATATGATTATGAGCGTTTGAAAACAATGCAATTGTTGGATGAAAATAAGAGTAGAATTGCCATAACTACTGATATGTGGACTGCAAGTAATCAGAACAAAGGATTTATGGTAATAACATCTCATTTTATTGATGACTCTTGGACGTTGCAGAGCCGAATAATAAG ATTTATTTATGTGCCTTGTCCGCATACCGCCGAGACACTTTCAGATGTTTTGATGGAATGCTTGCTAGATTGGAACCTCGATCGTAAGCTTTCTACCTTAACAGTAGATAATTGCACTACAAATGATAAAATGATTGATCTTATTCTTGAAAAACTTTCTGGTAGTTCACTTTTGTTGGGTGGAGGGTACTTTCACATGCGTTGTTGTGCACATATATTAAACTTAATTGTGAAGGATGGTCTCGAAGTGATTGGTGGTGGTATTGAGAAAATTCGTGAGAGTGTTGTTTATTGGACAGCAACacaaaaaagagaggaaaaattTGAGGAAGCAGCACGTCAGTTGAAGCTTCCAGGCACTAAGAAAATGGTGCTTGATTGTAAAACTCGGTGGAATTCCACCTTTTTAATGATTCAATCTGCTTTGATTTACAAGGATGTTTTCCCTCGTTTGAAACAACGAGAGTCGCAATATAAGTGTTTGCCTGATGATAGAGATTGGGAGATGGCAAGAGAGATTTGTGAGAAGTTAAAGTTGTTTTATAATGTCTTCGAGTTGTTTTCTGGAACTAAGTACCCTACAACCAATCTTTATTTTCCAAAGATTTGTGAGATCAGGTTGTCGCTAACTCGGTGGCTTACCTCTAGACGTgatgaaataaaaaatagggCAAGAAGTATGATTGAGAAATTTGATAAATATTGGAGTGTGATTCATGGAATAATGGTTGTAGCTATTGTATTGGATCCAAGATCCAAGATGAGGCTGATTGAGTATTTCTTTCCGCTTATGTATGGGCAATATGCTTCGAATGAaattgataagattcgcaaatATTGTTATGATTTGATAAAAGAGTGTGGATTTAATCATAGTTCTAACATGGGTCATCAGCCATCATTCACTTCATCTCATTTGAATCAATCTGACTTTGAAGAGATGAATCCTTTAATGGAAAATCCGTTACTCGATggatatg GGTTGGTGATAGAAGGGGAACAGGTGCACAAGAGGGTTCTGGTAAGTGGGTTTGGGGGTGGTGTCGAGTATGCACGCCTGGTGTTTGATGGTATGCGTAAGAGGAGTGTTGCAAGTTGGAATTCGCTGCTTGCGGGCTATGTATGGTGTTGGGATGTTGATGGGGTGCAGAGGATTTTTAACGAGATATCGAAGTGGAATGTTGTTTCGTGGACCACCATGATTGTGGGGTGTGCTCAGAATGGGAGGTATAAGCAAGCTTTGTCTTTGTTTGGTTAG
- the LOC126622870 gene encoding uncharacterized protein LOC126622870 codes for MSQNLSVKRWPQELALEEVMLRKVPFWIHMKGVLLHLSTEVNAKKLASHMGEVIEIEELSLARGFLRARVLVDTDHPLISGCWLPRPGDKESWIRFRYERLQDFCYRCGRIGHVMTECTFEKNRSGAAGFGEWTRMKQPRPL; via the coding sequence ATGAGTCAGAACTTATCTGTCAAAAGATGGCCTCAAGAACTGGCACTTGAAGAGGTAATGTTGAGAAAGGTCCCATTCTGGATCCATATGAAGGGCGTGCTATTACATCTGAGCACAGAGGTAAATGCCAAGAAATTGGCAAGCCATATGGGAGAGGTTATTGAGATAGAAGAGCTGtcactagctagagggttcttaaGGGCCCGGGTGTTGGTGGATACAGATCACCCTCTTATAAGCGGATGCTGGCTTCCACGTCCGGGGGATAAGGAATCTTGGATCAGGTTTAGATATGAGCGGCTTCAAGATTTCTGCTATAGGTGTGGGAGGATCGGCCATGTCATGACGGAGTGTACGTTTGAAAAAAACAGGAGTGGGGCGGCTGGGTTTGGTGAATGGACTCGGATGAAACAACCCAGGCCTTTATAG